A part of Sparus aurata chromosome 19, fSpaAur1.1, whole genome shotgun sequence genomic DNA contains:
- the LOC115570084 gene encoding C-X-C motif chemokine 5-like, giving the protein MSPRILSIALLLLFVCSAYSDMRHPGSRLSHPCCASVTTLNITDKVIGNTYREKPAGPQSPCVHALLLKTNKGEVCVDPKSEWVKNLIANMRKE; this is encoded by the exons ATGTCTCCGAGGATCCTGTCCATcgccctcctcctgctctttgtGTGCTCCGCATATTCAGACA TGCGCCACCCTGGTAGCAGACTTTCACATCCATGTTGCGCCAGCGTCACCACCCTTAACATCACTGACAAGGTGATTGGGAACACATATCGTGAAAAGCCTGCCGGACCTCAAAGCCCGTGTGTGCATGCTTTACT TTTGAAGACAAACAAGGGAGAGGTCTGTGTTGATCCCAAGAGTGAATGGGTCAAGAATC TCATTGCCAATATGAGGAAGGAGTGA